The Helicobacter pylori genome includes a window with the following:
- a CDS encoding DUF7494 domain-containing protein: MWLKSKIFLLMGASLLSHSLNALSLTLTQGKEGGEDFSVLTLRHNKAFSCFYANEKPPSGIEASLSIIRAKRPIECVIDSIPKEGFTPLENAFFNITYSMRQQQFILHIKPKVMRRLTLFSFDRDYKKAIPLFVENDPKAKTWQIIGYDQNIPFLNKKDNIQKGLNFPIVIKDAQTPIIQELDVNNKPLLTTKGYDLNAYLEAKKQINSQAYFDALRTISRAFKNYPQTMFKKDLYLLEIIALGQLGIKKSLLIDIGAKWIKNYPTDPSIPEVLYYVAKALDENNNYKQAMRYYKRILLEYKDSRYAPLAQMRLAIEAANASNLSNASMLFKEAFSNAKDKESASEIALNWAEAEINYQNFNNAKYLIDKVVQSNPDYISQHSESALDLLKLLKKNQMNESAIEIAHLLLNQDDDVKAKEQALYDLGALYARIKDFKNAHLYNLQYLQDHAELDKASVVRARDEKALFSMEGNTQEKIAHYDKIIQNFPNSNEALKALELKAQLLFENKRYAEVLGMQKNLPKDSPLIQKTLNILAKTPLENNRCEEALKYLSQITAFEFTPKEEIQAFDCLYFASLKEKAQIIALNALKTAKTPSEKLIWLYRLGRNYYRLGDFKNSTLASKDALTLAQNLNKKEFYDIAFVLFSDYMQSNEKGLALNLYAFLEKHFKDDKRMALVYFKLLENEKDPKSVKIYATSLLKLQDAYKDYSYTPFSEFALIDAYRTTKDYLKALETLDKLLNRRLSLEDHQKALYLQSSLLDLTNQKAKSRASLEKCVQLKQKDQTNAWQNLCEQGLNLFKNKES; the protein is encoded by the coding sequence TTGTGGCTTAAGTCAAAAATCTTTCTTTTAATGGGCGCGAGTTTGCTCTCCCATTCTCTCAACGCCTTAAGCCTCACACTCACGCAAGGCAAGGAAGGGGGGGAAGATTTTTCTGTTTTAACCTTACGACACAACAAGGCGTTTTCTTGTTTTTATGCTAATGAAAAACCACCAAGTGGGATTGAAGCGTCTTTATCCATTATACGCGCTAAACGCCCCATAGAATGCGTGATAGACTCTATCCCTAAGGAGGGCTTTACCCCTTTAGAAAACGCTTTTTTTAATATCACCTATTCTATGCGCCAACAACAATTCATTTTACATATCAAACCCAAAGTGATGCGAAGACTCACCCTTTTTTCTTTTGACAGGGATTATAAAAAAGCGATCCCCCTTTTTGTAGAAAACGATCCTAAAGCCAAAACGTGGCAAATCATAGGCTATGATCAAAATATCCCTTTTTTGAATAAAAAAGACAATATTCAAAAAGGCTTGAATTTCCCCATTGTCATTAAAGACGCTCAAACCCCTATCATTCAAGAGCTAGATGTGAATAATAAACCCCTACTCACCACAAAGGGCTATGATTTAAACGCTTATTTAGAGGCTAAAAAGCAAATCAATTCGCAAGCCTATTTTGACGCTTTGCGAACGATTAGCCGTGCGTTTAAAAACTACCCTCAAACGATGTTTAAAAAAGATTTGTATTTATTAGAAATTATCGCATTAGGCCAATTAGGCATTAAAAAATCCTTACTCATAGACATTGGTGCCAAGTGGATTAAAAATTACCCGACTGATCCCAGTATCCCTGAAGTGTTATACTATGTCGCCAAAGCTTTAGACGAAAACAACAATTACAAACAGGCCATGCGCTATTACAAACGCATTCTTTTAGAATACAAAGACTCCCGCTACGCTCCTTTAGCCCAAATGCGTTTAGCCATTGAAGCGGCTAACGCTTCTAATTTGAGCAACGCTAGCATGCTTTTTAAAGAAGCTTTTTCTAACGCTAAAGACAAAGAGAGCGCGAGTGAAATCGCCCTTAATTGGGCTGAAGCAGAGATAAACTATCAAAACTTTAATAACGCTAAATACCTCATTGATAAGGTGGTCCAATCCAACCCTGATTATATTTCTCAACACAGCGAATCAGCCCTAGACTTGCTCAAATTATTGAAAAAAAACCAAATGAATGAAAGCGCGATTGAGATCGCTCACTTGCTCCTTAATCAAGATGATGATGTGAAAGCTAAAGAGCAAGCGCTCTATGATTTAGGGGCGTTGTATGCAAGGATCAAGGACTTTAAGAACGCCCACCTTTACAACCTGCAATATTTGCAAGATCATGCGGAATTGGATAAAGCTTCTGTCGTTAGAGCGCGCGATGAAAAAGCCCTTTTTTCCATGGAGGGGAACACGCAAGAAAAAATCGCCCATTACGATAAAATCATTCAAAATTTCCCTAATTCTAATGAAGCCCTAAAGGCTTTAGAATTGAAAGCCCAACTCTTGTTTGAAAATAAGCGTTATGCTGAAGTGTTAGGCATGCAAAAAAATTTGCCCAAAGATTCTCCTTTGATCCAAAAAACGCTCAATATCCTTGCTAAAACCCCATTAGAAAACAATCGTTGCGAAGAAGCCTTAAAATACTTATCCCAAATTACCGCCTTTGAATTTACCCCCAAAGAAGAAATCCAAGCCTTTGATTGCTTGTATTTCGCATCGCTCAAAGAAAAAGCGCAAATTATTGCCCTAAACGCTTTAAAAACAGCTAAAACCCCTAGCGAGAAATTAATATGGCTTTATCGTTTGGGGCGTAATTACTACCGCTTAGGGGATTTTAAAAATTCCACTCTGGCTTCTAAAGACGCCTTAACTCTCGCTCAAAACTTAAATAAAAAAGAATTTTATGACATTGCTTTTGTTTTATTTTCAGATTACATGCAAAGCAATGAAAAAGGATTGGCTCTCAATTTGTATGCGTTTTTAGAAAAGCATTTCAAAGACGATAAACGCATGGCGTTGGTTTATTTTAAATTGCTAGAGAATGAAAAAGACCCTAAAAGCGTCAAAATTTATGCCACAAGCTTGCTCAAACTCCAAGACGCTTACAAGGACTATTCTTACACGCCCTTTAGTGAATTTGCCCTTATTGACGCTTACAGAACCACCAAAGACTATTTAAAAGCGCTAGAAACGCTAGACAAGCTTTTAAACCGCAGGCTTTCCTTAGAAGATCACCAAAAAGCCTTATACTTGCAATCCAGCTTACTGGATCTAACCAATCAAAAAGCAAAATCCAGAGCCAGTTTAGAAAAATGCGTTCAGTTAAAACAAAAAGATCAAACAAACGCATGGCAAAATTTATGCGAACAGGGTTTAAATTTATTCAAAAACAAGGAGTCATGA
- the nuoN gene encoding NADH-quinone oxidoreductase subunit NuoN, producing the protein MLIDSLHISFDSFNFESILPMLVLVCGGIFTLLINAFTSRFSRNLNVFLCMLFLVLDFLVVLGLEDQENAFFGFLSLDTLSLISQSIVLISAFLLIFLALSKERFNEFQTAEFYSLYLFIAAGFQFMVSSNHLLLILIGLETASLPLCVLMALSDKRYGLEAGIKYFTMGAMASAFFAMGAMAFYLLTGSLNLEVITLYLHTEGITNPMLFAMGAIFLIGAIGFKVSLVPFHTWMPDVYEGNSPVFASYISIVPKIAGFVVATRLFGAFIDTRTAWVEDIFYALILMTITIPNFIALWQEDVKRMLAYSSISHSGFALACVFIHTQDSQQAMFVYWFMFAFTYIGAFGLLWLLKSREKTWDERYDHPYSKFNGLIKTHPLVAILGAIFVFGLAGIPPFSVFWGKFLAVESALESNHILLAVVMLVNSAVAAFYYFRWLVAMFFNKPLQSYAQNDIYTQNATMPIYAVIIAMALACLFSVFMMRGLLEFVA; encoded by the coding sequence ATGTTAATAGATAGTCTCCACATCTCTTTTGACAGCTTTAATTTTGAGAGCATTTTACCCATGCTGGTGTTGGTGTGTGGGGGGATTTTCACGCTCTTAATCAACGCTTTCACTTCCAGGTTTTCACGCAATTTGAATGTGTTTTTATGCATGCTCTTTTTGGTTTTGGATTTTTTGGTGGTTTTAGGATTAGAAGATCAAGAAAACGCCTTTTTTGGGTTTTTGAGCTTGGATACTCTCTCGCTCATCTCTCAAAGCATTGTCTTGATTTCAGCCTTCTTGCTCATTTTCTTAGCCCTTTCAAAAGAGCGCTTCAACGAATTTCAGACCGCTGAATTTTATTCCCTATACTTGTTTATTGCCGCTGGCTTTCAATTCATGGTTTCAAGCAACCATTTATTATTAATCCTTATTGGGTTAGAAACAGCGTCCTTACCCCTTTGTGTGTTAATGGCGTTGAGCGATAAACGCTACGGCTTAGAAGCAGGGATCAAATATTTCACTATGGGGGCGATGGCGAGCGCGTTTTTTGCTATGGGGGCTATGGCTTTTTACTTGCTCACAGGGAGCTTGAATCTTGAAGTCATTACCCTATACTTACACACTGAAGGTATCACAAACCCCATGCTCTTTGCGATGGGCGCTATCTTTTTGATTGGAGCGATTGGCTTTAAGGTTTCTTTAGTGCCTTTCCATACCTGGATGCCCGATGTGTATGAGGGCAATAGCCCGGTTTTTGCGAGCTATATTTCCATTGTGCCTAAAATCGCTGGCTTTGTGGTAGCGACTCGCCTTTTTGGGGCGTTTATAGACACCCGCACCGCTTGGGTAGAAGACATTTTTTACGCCCTCATTCTTATGACTATCACCATCCCTAATTTCATTGCTTTATGGCAAGAAGATGTCAAAAGAATGCTCGCTTATAGTTCCATTTCGCATTCTGGGTTCGCTTTAGCGTGCGTGTTTATCCACACTCAAGACAGCCAACAAGCGATGTTTGTTTATTGGTTCATGTTCGCCTTCACTTACATTGGGGCTTTTGGCCTTTTGTGGCTCTTAAAAAGCCGGGAAAAAACATGGGATGAACGCTACGATCACCCCTATTCTAAATTCAACGGCCTTATCAAAACCCACCCTTTAGTGGCGATCTTAGGCGCTATTTTTGTTTTTGGGCTTGCAGGGATCCCGCCTTTTAGCGTGTTTTGGGGGAAATTTTTAGCTGTTGAAAGCGCTTTAGAGAGCAATCACATTCTTTTAGCGGTGGTGATGTTAGTTAATAGCGCAGTGGCTGCGTTTTATTATTTCCGTTGGCTCGTGGCGATGTTTTTCAATAAGCCCTTACAAAGCTACGCTCAAAACGATATTTACACCCAAAACGCTACCATGCCCATTTATGCGGTCATTATTGCCATGGCGTTAGCGTGCTTGTTCTCTGTTTTTATGATGCGAGGGCTTTTAGAGTTTGTGGCTTAA